The Ferviditalea candida genome includes the window GACATTTTGATTATCTTATTGTGTAGTTTGCCATTGCTGTCGGTATAATTCAGCAATTGATCCGAATCGTGGTATTGCTGCATCTCCTTCAGAATGCCTTGAAGAACCGCTATATCTTCATCAGTTGCCTTTACTGCGGCATGCCGTACAACCAAACATTCAAGAGCCAAACGTACTTCAAGGATCTCGATCGCTTCCTTTTCCGTAACCAGACGAACGCGTGCCCCCCGATAATGTTCCCGCTCTACCAGGCCCTCTTGTTCCAATCGGGCCAAAGCGGTCCGTATTGCCGCACGTCCGGCACCGATTAATTTGGCCAATTCCAGCTCTACCAGGCGCTGGTTCGGCAGCAGTATTCCACGACGGATATCCTCCTTGATTCGGAGATAGCATTGTTCTTCATTCAGCAATGTGACTTCATTTAACATAAATCATCCATCTTTCCGGAATAAATTAGAATGCGTCGTTGAGAACCTTGACAGGACTATGATTCCAAATGTTTTTGTATGAATTGAATCACCCGCGCGTTGAACTCCCGAGGCATTTCACTTGGACAATAATGTCCGCAGGGCAACACGGTCATCTCAGAGTGCGGAATTAGGGAATGCATTAATTCACCCATGCTTAAGTCATTCGCCTTATCCTCAGACCCCCAGATAATTAAAGCGGGCGGTTTCAAAAAGGGCAACCTGCGTTGAAGGTTATACCTCGCACGGTTTAAGGGGTTATTCATATGGTTCAATATTTTTTGGTAGGCTTCCAACGCGCCCGGCAGCAAAGTGCGCTCGTACCACCGTTGTGCCGTTTCCGTAATGTCCAAGTTTTCACCGTTTGTTGTCTGAAGCACATGCTGCAGGATATCATCATGCGTAGGCGGCGTAAACGCTGTCATTGCCGATAAAGTACGTGTAGACATCCCACCGGCCCCAACCAAAGTCAGAGTGCGGACGCGATCCGGACTTTCGTAACCAAGCAGCGATGCAACCCAACCGCCCATTGAGTGACCTACGATGTGCGCTGATGAAATCCCCAAAGCATCCTGAAACTCCCGCACAAAGTCTGCCAGATAAGCAAACGAATACTCTACCGGAAGTCGATCGCCCATACCCCAGCCGACAAAGTCGGGAGCGTAAACATGAAAATGACGGCTGAGCTCTTCAATATTCGCCAGCCAATAGTCGCCCCCCGTCCAGAATCCGACCCCATGGAGCAGAATCACAGGCTCTCCTTGACCGGCTTCCAGATAATAGGTGGTGCCGTGGCTTAATGTAAGTTGGTTTTCCTTAACCGAAGAGAAATCCAACGAATTCTACCCCCTCTCTCACATCAGGAAAAATGCTGCTACTTCCAAACCGCAAAGGTCATCCCCACTCCAGTACCTGCCGGAGAACGATACCCTGAAACGTATTCCAGATACTGCATATCCAAATGCTCCATCGCACCGGCGCCAACAACCCAGTTGAGAATCTCCCCGGAGGCACCCTGCAATTTTTCCCTTGGCAGCGTTTTCAGAATGCCGGCGTCCTTATTTTTGAGTCCGCGAATGACTTGTTGATCGAGTTCTTCATCCAATGTAAAGTGGCTAAGACCGCCCGAGCTGATTATGGCAACACGTTTATCCTCGCCCCAAGACTCGATGGCCCGCCTGAGTGCTTGGCCAAACTCATAGCTGCGAGCGGGTGTCGGTTGGTTGGGTTGGAAAAAGCAGTTTACAAATATCGGAACCATCGGTATCGTCCTATGAATGGCCAACCGGCGTTGAACAAATGTATACGCATGGCCCAACGAACGTCCTTCAAACTGCGTTTTGCTTTGAGCGACGTCAAACCCCTCGGTTGTCATGCTTGCAATGATATGCCTGCCCAAATCGCTTTGAGTGGGGTAATAATCTATTTGATCTGTCGTGTGCCATGCCCATATCACGGCGCCCAATGATGGATGGATCTCGTTCAGGTCATGCGGAAGATCCTTCAACTCATCTCCCCAAAATACGCCAAAGGCAGGCTTGCAATCATCGAAAAAGAGTTCTTCCTGGTCATCCCCTATGACTACCAAAATGTCCGGATCAACCTCTTTAATCTCCCGGTTCAAATGCTCTATGGCAGCTTGGCATTCTTCATACTTTCTCTGCCAAACCTCAGGGGATAACTTGTCTTGAAGGGTATGTCCGATTTCCCGCGCGCGTTCTTCAAAATGGGTATCCGGATTAAGCCGATCCCGTTCCGCGTGCATGTGCCAAATTTCGGGCGTACTGCTGACTTGCGGACTATGCGACGAACCGATGCCTAACACAATTTTAGCCAAACCATTCATCCTCCTTCTCATCATTAACCTTTAAACCATCTTACGATTCACGCAAAACAGCCGTGATTTCAACTTGTACAAGTGCCCCCCTTCGCAGATTCGTTACTGTGGAATGTCTTGCAGGCCGGCTTTCAGCATCCGGAAACATTTTTACCCATTCTTGGTTGACCAAGTCCCGATACTGCTCGTCCTGGAGATACACGGTCATTTTTCCGATATCGTCAGGAGTGCCGCCAGCGTTCTCCATAAAGCTGCGAACGTGCCGAAAAACCAACTCTACTTGTTTTGCCGGATCTTCCGGAATCTCGCCGGTATCCGGGTCGATCCCTGCAATCGCGGAAGAAAAAACAAATCTATCTATTTTTGCTCCCTGGGGAATGGGAGTAGTTCCGTGATTTACCCCTTCGATCTCAATACTTTTACGACGATTCATTCAATCACCTCGTTGACTTTTTAAAGCATCTCAAAAACATTCCGTTGCAGACTCCAGCTTTTACAGATGCATGTTCTAAGTGTATTTTTAATCAACATTATTGTCAACAATTATTTCTACAATTGTCGTTGTGCTGTGATAATGTCACCCTGTAACTGTTCTGAGATAATGTCACTATGGGACAGGAGACATTGACATTGACTAGAGCAGAGTTGAAGAAG containing:
- a CDS encoding RidA family protein; protein product: MNRRKSIEIEGVNHGTTPIPQGAKIDRFVFSSAIAGIDPDTGEIPEDPAKQVELVFRHVRSFMENAGGTPDDIGKMTVYLQDEQYRDLVNQEWVKMFPDAESRPARHSTVTNLRRGALVQVEITAVLRES
- a CDS encoding GntR family transcriptional regulator encodes the protein MLNEVTLLNEEQCYLRIKEDIRRGILLPNQRLVELELAKLIGAGRAAIRTALARLEQEGLVEREHYRGARVRLVTEKEAIEILEVRLALECLVVRHAAVKATDEDIAVLQGILKEMQQYHDSDQLLNYTDSNGKLHNKIIKMSGHPTAMKVLDTLHSQLVRFQFQSILSRRHSDKSLEEHKGIVGAVARRDPDEAEQMMRLHLSRVLNMLRGLS
- a CDS encoding alpha/beta fold hydrolase, which gives rise to MDFSSVKENQLTLSHGTTYYLEAGQGEPVILLHGVGFWTGGDYWLANIEELSRHFHVYAPDFVGWGMGDRLPVEYSFAYLADFVREFQDALGISSAHIVGHSMGGWVASLLGYESPDRVRTLTLVGAGGMSTRTLSAMTAFTPPTHDDILQHVLQTTNGENLDITETAQRWYERTLLPGALEAYQKILNHMNNPLNRARYNLQRRLPFLKPPALIIWGSEDKANDLSMGELMHSLIPHSEMTVLPCGHYCPSEMPREFNARVIQFIQKHLES